A stretch of DNA from uncultured Methanobrevibacter sp.:
TGTCTATTCTGATTCTTCATTTGTTAACCTCTCAACTAGTTCGTCTCCATCAACTACAATCTTTTTAAAGCTATCTTCACGGAAAAATGTATTGTGGTCAATTATTTCTAAGAACTTATTGGCTTTTTCCATGTCGATAAATGATATATAGACAATATTATGGTCCTTTTGATTGTCTTGAATGACTTCCAGCTCTTCATCAGGCTCTTCTACTCCTGCATCAATATCTTCAAAGATTTCATTGTATTCAAAATCATCTAACAACACTTCAACTTCAGTATCATCGAAACCTGTTAGTTCAACATTTAAATCACTTAGTTTCAAATCACTAAATAGATTAGTTAATTTATCATAATCCCAATCACCTGAAATCTTATTGAGTGCTAGATTGAGTGCTTTTTCGTGGTCATCTGACTCTATTTTCAAATCGGTATCTGTAAACACCCAACCGATGTCTCCTAGTTTGATAATGTTCAGTTCATCAAAGATTTTGTCATCTTCAAGGTGCTGGTCAATGAGTACATCAAACCTCTGATGACCGCCAATGATATGATTGTTCTTCAGATTTATTACAATTGGATCAACTAGTCCAAATGTAGCCAATGAGTTTTTGAGTTTAGTTGTCTCTGACTCTGATATAAATCTAGGATTGTAGTCTGCAGGAATAATGTCAGTAATTTTGATTTTTTCAATTTCCACCATAATTAATCACCTTCAATTTTATCAAGATATTCTAAAACTTTTTCTTCTGCAATTTCAAGTGCTCGCTCATCAATTTGTTGGTCGATTGCTTCTAGTTCTGCTCTTTTTGT
This window harbors:
- a CDS encoding ParB N-terminal domain-containing protein — translated: MVEIEKIKITDIIPADYNPRFISESETTKLKNSLATFGLVDPIVINLKNNHIIGGHQRFDVLIDQHLEDDKIFDELNIIKLGDIGWVFTDTDLKIESDDHEKALNLALNKISGDWDYDKLTNLFSDLKLSDLNVELTGFDDTEVEVLLDDFEYNEIFEDIDAGVEEPDEELEVIQDNQKDHNIVYISFIDMEKANKFLEIIDHNTFFREDSFKKIVVDGDELVERLTNEESE